From one Callithrix jacchus isolate 240 chromosome 2, calJac240_pri, whole genome shotgun sequence genomic stretch:
- the FABP6 gene encoding gastrotropin: MAFNGKFEIESEKNYDEFMKLLGISSNAIEKARNFKIVTEVQQDGQDFTWSQHYAGGHTMTNKFTVGKESEIQTMGGKKFKATVQMEGGKLVVNFPNYHQTSEIVGDKLVEFSTIGSVTYERVSKRLA; the protein is encoded by the exons ATGGCTTTCAATGGCAAGTTCGAGATAGAGAGTGAGAAGAATTATGATGAGTTCATGAAGCTGCTGG GAATCTCCAGCAATGCAATCGAAAAGGCCCGCAACTTCAAGATCGTCACGGAGGTGCAGCAGGATGGGCAGGACTTCACTTGGTCCCAGCACTACGCCGGGGGCCACACCATGACCAACAAGTTCACTGTTGGCAAGGAAAGTGAGATACAGACAATGGGGGGCAAGAAGTTCAAG GCCACTGTGCAGATGGAGGGTGGGAAACTGGTGGTGAATTTCCCCAACTATCACCAGACCTCAGAGATTGTGGGTGACAAGCTGGTGGAG TTCTCCACCATCGGAAGCGTGACCTATGAGCGTGTGAGCAAGAGGCTGGCCTAA